The window GAAACGTGAGGTTGTTTTAGAATTAAAACCTGCTTATTATATGAAGGGAGATGTGATCTTTCGGGAAGGAGATGTCCCCCATAATATGTATTTTTTATCCAAAGGTCAAGTGGAAGTGATCAAAGAAAAAACGGGAGAATTACTCGCAACACTCAATTCCGGGTCTTTTTTTGGAGAGATGAGTCTCATTGACGACTCCCTTCGCACAGCCACAATCAGAGCCGGTTCCTATTGTGATGTATATACTTTAAGTAAAGATGCTTTTAGCGAAATACTTAGACACCATCCCAGTTTTGCAAAACACATCAACGTGATTGCATTGGAACGAAAACAACACCAATCCAGTTTCAAAGAATCGGACGAATCGTAAAGAACAACAAAGTAAATTTACAAACGAAAATTCAAAATAGAATGTTCCGGGTCAACTAAGGCAATCGTCTCATCAGCCAATCGATCAAAGGCATACCAAGCATTGGTATCTTTTTTTAAGGATTCTTGTTTTTCTGTTTTGGTCTTGATGGATTCCGATTTTGGAATTTCACCAAGAGTTGGGATTTCTTCAATCGCTTTCAATTTTTCCAATAACTCCCTATGTTTTTTAGAGGGACCAAACCAAGAAGGAACAAAGGCAATTTTTTTCTTTTGACTAAACACAGTCTCAGTTTGCGCAATCTCATCGAGTAATAGATTTACAGCACGAATTGTCCATTTACTCGGCGTGACAGGGATAAGGATCAGTTCTGAATTATAAATGGCAGTGGTGAGTTCATGTTTGGCCGAACCTGGGGTATCGATGATCACAAATTGGTATTCCTTTCGTACTTCCTCTAGTGCCCTTTTGAACTGAAGGCAAAGACTAGTGGAATCTGGATTGTATTTGGTGAGTTTTGCCAAACTCAAAGTGGAAGGTAAAACATCAAACTGTTTGGTCTTACGGATGCAGTCAGAAATTTTTTTCATTCCGAGAAGCACACTCATCACATTCGATTCTTCTAAAGCAACCAAATCCAAATCAGGCAGACAAAAATCCGTCAAGTCACCTTGCATATCCATATCAACAACAAGCGTTTTCCCTCTTCTCGCCAAAGCACAAGCCAAATGGGCCGCAGTTGTGGATTTACCACTTCCCCCTTTGATATTGGAAACTGAAATCACCTTCATGGGGTAAATAATTGTCCCAATTCATCCATTGACCACTGATTTTTTTTTGAATTTTCCTTGGAAAGGACTTCGACTTACTTAAATTGGTTCCTGATATGGCATTCACAATTCGATTCCGAGTTTGGGACAAACAAGAGAAAGAATTTTCTCAGAAAGGTTTTAGTTTAACCTTAGATGGAAAGTTATTAAAATTTGGACAACCTATATCTAATGAAGATAATTATATAGTCAATAGTTTCACTGGTCTCAGAGACAAATATGATAAAGAATTATTTGAAGAAGATATCATTGAACATACAGTTGCCAAAGGTGGGAATTTAACCCAACATACCGGCATTATACGATATAACAACGAACATGGTGCATTTTATATAGAAAATGGTCCTCCTCTTTTACAGTTGTTTTCGATCCGAAAAGTGGGAAACCCTTATGAAAATCCGATCCTTTATGATTTGTATTTAAAAAGTAAGTCTTGATCTTTTTTCGTTCCCTTTCCTTTTTCATTTTATTTCTCTCCATCCCTCTAGAAGCAAGTTCCCTTTTAGAGGATTATTGGGAAACCATTCAAAAAACGAAGGCAAAATTTGAATTAGAAGATGATAGCCCCAAACGATTTCGATTTGGTTTTTCCAATCATTCACCATCCGTCTTACACAAAGAATCTTTAAATCATGAAGTGTTTTGGTTCTGTCAAAATTACATTCAAAAATACCACTCAAATTTTCCATACCCACGATTCAAAGAAGAGATCAGGTCCCATTTAAACGATTTGTATGGAGACATCTCACAAAATTTTTTAAGTGGGAAAACAAGTTTTACCTGTTACTCCGGATGGAAAAATGGAAGTTCACTTCTAAAAATTCATTTCTTTTTAAATGAAGAAACATTTTTCCCCTTTCGATATGACCACTACAACCAAAACGGACAACTTTACCTGACAGAGGAAGATGAAACCAAAAATGGGAAAAAGGATAGTTTTACTTACTATAGTAGCGCTGGTTGTCCAAAAGAAATCACTAAGGATAAAAATGATTTTGGTGCCATTGACGAATGGTGGTACTTTCAAAATTGTAAATTGATACGTATTGAATACGATGCAAACGAAAACGGATTTAAAGAAAGGATATGTTATTACGAAAATAACAAAGAAACGTATTGTGAAGGTGTAGGTGAAAAAGAAGAACGAGAAGCCATTCTTCTCGAATCCCAAGAAAAATACAAAGAGGCATTAAAAGTGTATCGCAAGTCACTTGCAGAATACAAAAAAGAAGTTCCAATTGGTACACTACGCACTTGTTCCTTACTTAAAAAAATTGCCAATATCGAATACAATGAAAAAGAATTTAGTTCATTTACTAAAACTTTAGATGAATTTTTTTCATACCGAGTCTGCGAATCCGACTCCTTAGATGTTCTGCTATATAAATCGTATTATTACCTGTATGTATTGAATGACTACGTTTCCGCAAAGGAAAGTTATCGTAAAACTGCGGAAATTTACAGAAAGGTACATGGCGAAATTAGTCCCGAAATTTCGCTCAATTTGGCCTACGCTTATTTAATGGTAAAAGAACCTAAAGCTTGTTTGACGAGTTTGGAAAAATTAAACCCTCGAAGGCTTATGCCTTATCCAAGATTTTTTTTATACTATTATAGAGGTTCTTGTGAACTGAGTTTGGGGTTATTTGAAGAATCCTATGTGAATCTAAAACGTGCTCAGATTTTGGGTGGTGAAAAGGTATTTTTGCCCATTGTCTATTATAAATTGGCAAGAGCATCCTATGCAACAAAAAGGGAAAGTGAAGGTAAACTTTGGGCCGAACAAGCTCTTTTCCTTGATTTAGAGCTCTTCCAAAAAATTGAATCGGATCCGATCTTTGTCAATTTTTTAGAATCCACAAGTGGCAAATCCTACAAAAGAAAATATTACTTGAATAAAGTGCAGAAACCATGAGAGTTTAGCTCCTACGGAGACAGATTTGATTCATGAAAAATTTTACGACGCTGAATGATGTATTTTATTATGCGAAAAAAAACTACGGTTCCAAAGAGATGTTCTTTGCAAAAGACACTGCCAAAAATTTCAAAGGACGCACCTTCTCTGACATCTTTCACGAAGCTGAAAATTTAGCCTTATCCCTTTTACAAATGGGATTACAACCAGGAGATCGAATTGGACTCATGGCCGATAATCGAACCGAATGGGCGATTGCCGACATTGCAACCTTGTTAAACGGTGCGGTGAATGTTCCAAGGGGATCAGATTCGACAGCCCAAGAAATTGAATACATCCTGAGTCATTCAGAGAGTAAATATTGTTTTGTGGAACATGAAAAACTTTATGATTCCTTAAAACCAATTTTATCCACTACAAAAGTAGAAAAGGTGATCATTTTAGATCCCACATATGTACCAAAAGATTCCACAGTTGTCAATCTTCAGACCCTCGTGAGAGATGGGGAAGCACTTCGAAAAAATCTCCCCTCCTTAGAACTTAGGTCCAAACAAGTCAAACCAGACGATCTTTTTACCATCATTTATACTTCGGGGACAACAGGGATGCCAAAAGGTGTTATGTTAACACACCAAAACATGGTTTATAATGTGGTAAAAGTTCCACCAAGGGTTGGACTCAAATCAACCGATCGAACTTTGTCCATCCTTCCTGTTTGGCATATCTTTGAACGAGCGATTGATTATGCAATCATTACAGAAGGTGCATCCATCGCCTACACGAACATCCGTGACCTTCGAGATGATTTTCAGAAAATCAAACCGAGTTTTATGGCATCTGCCCCAAGACTATGGGAAAATTTATATTTAGGCATCAAACAAAAGTTAGAGAAAGCACCGGAAAACAAAAAGAAACTTTTTGATTTTGCTTATGACATTTGTAAAAAGTTCAAAGATGGTCAAGATTATCTTGCGGGGAATCGGCTTCTCACAAAGGAAGAATCTCCATTTGAGAGAATGAAAAATACAACTGTATCGATTGGTTATGTACTGAATTTATTTTTACTGGCAAAATTACTCGATGGGCTTGTTTTTTCAAAAATCAGAGATGTGTTAGGTGGTCATTTGACAGGAACTATCTCTGGAGGTGGTGCCCTACCGTCACACGTGGATGAATTTTTTAATGTCATTGGAATCCCCGTTTACGAAGGTTATGGGATGACAGAATGTGCTCCCATTATCTCCGTTCGTTCCGTCGGACATGTAGTCCAAGGTTCTGTAGGAAAATGGCCGGAAGGTACTGCTGTTCGGATTGTCAACGAACAAGGAGAATCGGTTCCAAAAGGGAAAATGGGTGTCATTCACATCAAAGGCCCTCAAGTCATGAAAGGGTATTATAAAAATGAGGAAGCAACCAAAAAGGCAATAGTGGATGGTTGGATGAATACAGGAGATCTTGGATTTATTTCCTTTAACGACACCCTATCGGTAAGAGGTCGTGTGAAAGATACAATTGTTCTTTTAGGTGGCGAAAATGTGGAACCAGTTCCCATTGAAAATTTACTTTTGGAAAATGCACTCATCAACCAAGTCATTGTTGTGGGCCAAGACCAAAAGTCGTTAACTGCACTCGTTTGGCCCGATAAGGAAAGAATGAAAGAAGTTGGCTTACAATGGAAAGAAGGAGAGGATCTAAATCAAAATAAAGATGTGAGACTTTACTATCAAAATATCGTCAAAAAACAAATCTCATCTGAAAATGGATTCAAATCATTTGAAAAACTATCTGACTTTCGTTTTTTACCGAAAGCCATGGAGGTTGGAGATGAACTCACCAACCTTTTCAAAATGAAACGAAACATCATCCATGATAAATACAAAGATTTAATCAAGTCCATGTACAACTAAAAAGAATTGATGATTTTTCCGACTACCTCCCCTAGGTCTTTTGATAGATTGGGGAGGTTTTGTATATCTTCTAATTCTCGTTTTGCGATTCTTGGCAGGTCTCCATTTTGTTTGGAAGCCGAAGAAAACAATTTCGCCAAACCTGCAGCAATTTGAGGATTGATAACATTCAATTGTTTGATTCGTTCGGCAATGATTTGGTAACCTTTTCCAGACTTGGAATGAAACGATAAGGGATTTCTTGCAAAACTAAAGTACAAAGACCTTACCTTATTCGGATTCTTGATGAAAAACTTTGGATGGGTTTCCAGGATTTCCAATTCTTCGAAGCGGTTTTCCCCAGTGCCTACTTGTGCGGCAAACCAAACATCAAGAACTAATGCGTCTTCCTTCCA of the Leptospira biflexa serovar Patoc strain 'Patoc 1 (Paris)' genome contains:
- a CDS encoding ParA family protein, which gives rise to MKVISVSNIKGGSGKSTTAAHLACALARRGKTLVVDMDMQGDLTDFCLPDLDLVALEESNVMSVLLGMKKISDCIRKTKQFDVLPSTLSLAKLTKYNPDSTSLCLQFKRALEEVRKEYQFVIIDTPGSAKHELTTAIYNSELILIPVTPSKWTIRAVNLLLDEIAQTETVFSQKKKIAFVPSWFGPSKKHRELLEKLKAIEEIPTLGEIPKSESIKTKTEKQESLKKDTNAWYAFDRLADETIALVDPEHSILNFRL
- a CDS encoding AMP-dependent synthetase/ligase; this encodes MKNFTTLNDVFYYAKKNYGSKEMFFAKDTAKNFKGRTFSDIFHEAENLALSLLQMGLQPGDRIGLMADNRTEWAIADIATLLNGAVNVPRGSDSTAQEIEYILSHSESKYCFVEHEKLYDSLKPILSTTKVEKVIILDPTYVPKDSTVVNLQTLVRDGEALRKNLPSLELRSKQVKPDDLFTIIYTSGTTGMPKGVMLTHQNMVYNVVKVPPRVGLKSTDRTLSILPVWHIFERAIDYAIITEGASIAYTNIRDLRDDFQKIKPSFMASAPRLWENLYLGIKQKLEKAPENKKKLFDFAYDICKKFKDGQDYLAGNRLLTKEESPFERMKNTTVSIGYVLNLFLLAKLLDGLVFSKIRDVLGGHLTGTISGGGALPSHVDEFFNVIGIPVYEGYGMTECAPIISVRSVGHVVQGSVGKWPEGTAVRIVNEQGESVPKGKMGVIHIKGPQVMKGYYKNEEATKKAIVDGWMNTGDLGFISFNDTLSVRGRVKDTIVLLGGENVEPVPIENLLLENALINQVIVVGQDQKSLTALVWPDKERMKEVGLQWKEGEDLNQNKDVRLYYQNIVKKQISSENGFKSFEKLSDFRFLPKAMEVGDELTNLFKMKRNIIHDKYKDLIKSMYN
- a CDS encoding YopX family protein — its product is MAFTIRFRVWDKQEKEFSQKGFSLTLDGKLLKFGQPISNEDNYIVNSFTGLRDKYDKELFEEDIIEHTVAKGGNLTQHTGIIRYNNEHGAFYIENGPPLLQLFSIRKVGNPYENPILYDLYLKSKS